The following proteins are encoded in a genomic region of Leptospira fainei serovar Hurstbridge str. BUT 6:
- a CDS encoding tetratricopeptide repeat protein codes for MNLSIGKFFIISVLFLFTYSFLTAQEENRREWNKAAKQKILNLQQNGQEAQSLPFLEEYVRKNPAELMYRLYLARALFWRSDLELPKHDEDVFSRMEKIKKIRDNYLRSAAIFEEALGHLSKIAPRDPDLGKWFFLWALSEWYAGREDRAIQIFRKSFKYDFRLNQANYNIGAIYESLGQLKDSQIYYGTYLKNEKELKEEE; via the coding sequence ATGAATCTTTCGATCGGAAAGTTCTTCATTATAAGCGTACTATTTCTTTTCACGTATTCCTTTTTGACGGCCCAGGAAGAGAATCGAAGAGAATGGAATAAAGCTGCGAAGCAGAAAATTTTAAATCTACAACAGAACGGCCAAGAAGCGCAAAGCTTGCCGTTTCTGGAGGAATACGTTCGAAAGAATCCTGCGGAACTGATGTATAGATTGTATCTAGCGAGGGCTTTATTTTGGAGATCCGATCTTGAACTTCCCAAACACGACGAAGATGTTTTTTCAAGAATGGAAAAAATCAAGAAAATCAGAGATAATTACTTGAGATCGGCTGCCATTTTTGAGGAGGCTTTAGGACACCTGTCTAAAATTGCCCCGAGAGATCCCGATCTAGGCAAATGGTTTTTCTTATGGGCGCTCAGCGAATGGTATGCAGGTAGGGAAGATCGGGCGATCCAAATTTTTAGGAAATCATTTAAATATGATTTTCGATTGAATCAGGCCAATTATAATATAGGAGCGATCTACGAAAGCTTAGGACAACTAAAAGATTCGCAAATTTATTATGGAACCTACTTGAAAAACGAAAAGGAATTGAAAGAAGAGGAGTAA